A window of the Juglans microcarpa x Juglans regia isolate MS1-56 chromosome 5D, Jm3101_v1.0, whole genome shotgun sequence genome harbors these coding sequences:
- the LOC121264970 gene encoding katanin p80 WD40 repeat-containing subunit B1 homolog KTN80.1-like isoform X2, which translates to MVRTLTGHRSNCTGFEFHPFGEFFASGSSDTNLKIWDIRKKGCIHTYRGHTQGISTIKFTPDGRWVVSGGLDNVVKVWDLTAGKLLHDFKFHEGHIRSIDFHPLEFLLATGSADGTVKFWDLESFELIGSTRPEATGVRAIAFHPDGRTLFSGVEDSLKVYSWEPVICHDAVDMGWSTLGDLCIHDGKLLACSYYQNSVGVWAADISLIEPYSTNSIPEQNDSTQKINLNFHGSHSSEKVGSGIRSTSALLCISPDYETQGIKNIYMDSTGGKPVAYPRVESFNSPKVAPPSDSKEIYCLPTQKRSSAIGLNARSNEKALDKTFVVPSIVPRDSLGGRDEANSGKESIAFARTKRGMLLKPAHVRRPSNGKFDVERLTETHESGSLSNVAKDLDGEMNSNFQPKLASEDGCKEYCEEKHSNIEGVDENFENIVSPQKPSTKESCDESLNCSKGPSSVKIVNGVAVVRGRTRSLVERFERRDNVNGNEDQASTGSCVIPEKDITPTIPKGEPQTSRWNSTSASDRDATTEGLMETHEVFLSTLRSRLTKLQVVRHFWERNDIKGAISALRKLPDHSVQADVTSVLMEKMEILTLDLFSCFLPVLLGLLDSKVERQANMSLEMLLKLVAAFGPVIRSTISAPPAVGVDLQAEQRLACCKQCFIQLQKIRKILPALARKGGLLAKSAQELNLVLQE; encoded by the exons A TGGTTCGAACTCTTACTGGACACAGATCCAACTGCACTGGTTTTGAATTTCATCCGTTTGGAGAGTTCTTTGCGTCTGGTTCCAGCGATACTAACCTAAAGATCTGGGATATCAGAAAGAAAGGATGCATCCACACATATAGGGGTCATACTCAAGGCATTAGTACAATAAAATTCACTCCTGATGGTCGATGGGTGGTTTCGGGTGGATTGGATAATGTTGTAAAG GTTTGGGACCTAACGGCTGGAAAGCTCTTACATGATTTTAAGTTCCATGAAGGACATATTCGATCGATAGATTTCCATCCCCTCGAGTTTCTCTTGGCCACTG GTTCAGCTGACGGAACTGTGAAATTCTGGGATCTTGAAAGCTTTGAGCTGATTGGATCTACCAGACCTGAG GCTACGGGAGTACGCGCAATTGCCTTTCATCCTGATGGGAGGACCCTGTTTTCAGGGGTGGAAGACAGTTTGAAG GTTTACTCATGGGAACCTGTAATATGTCATGATGCTGTTGATATGGGATGGTCAACACTTGGTGACTTATGCATTCATGATGGAAAACTTCTAGCTTGCTCATACTATCAGAATTCTGTTGGAGTTTGGGCGGCAGATATATCA CTTATTGAACCATATTCCACTAATTCAATACCTGAACAAAATGACTCTACACAGAAAATTAACCTTAATTTTCACGGAAGTCATTCTTCTGAGAAAGTAGGAAGTGGTATCAGGTCAACTTCTGCTCTGCTGTGCATATCTCCTGATTATGAGACACAAGGGATAAAGAACATATATATGGATT CTACTGGTGGAAAGCCTGTTGCCTACCCGAGAGTTGAGTCCTTCAATTCTCCAAAAGTGGCACCCCCATCAGATTCAAAGGAAATCTATTGTCTGCCAACTCAGAAGCGAAGTTCTGCCATAGGGTTAAATGCAAGATCTAATGAAAAAGCACTTGATAAGACATTTGTTGTGCCTAGCATTGTGCCTAGGGACAGTCTGGGTGGAAGAGATGAGGCCAATTCTGGAAAAGAATCTATAGCCTTTGCAAGGACAAAACGTGGTATGTTGCTCAAACCAGCTCATGTACGGAGGCCATCAAATGGCAAATTTGATGTTGAGAGGCTGACAGAAACTCATGAAAGTGGATCTTTGAGCAATGTGGCAAAAGATCTAGATGGTgaaatgaattcaaatttcCAACCCAAACTTGCATCAGAAGATGGATGTAAAGAATACTGTGAAGAAAAACATTCTAATATTGAAGGTGTTGATGAGAACTTTGAAAACATTGTGTCACCGCAAAAACCCTCTACTAAGGAAAGCT GCGATGAGTCCCTCAATTGCAGCAAAGGGCCAAGTTCTGTTAAAATTGTCAATGGAG TTGCAGTTGTACGAGGAAGGACCCGGTCTCTTGTTGAGAGGTTTGAAAGGAGAGACAACGTGAATGGCAATGAAGATCAAGCATCTACAGGGTCTTGTGTGATACCTGAAAAGGATATAACTCCCACCATACCG AAAGGAGAACCTCAAACGTCTAGATGGAACTCAACTTCTGCAAGCGATAGGGATGCTACTACCGAAGGTCTCATGGAAACTCATGAAGTATTCCTAAGTACCCTTCGCTCCCGCTTAACAAAATTACAG GTGGTGCGGCATTTCTGGGAGCGGAATGATATCAAAGGTGCTATTAGTGCACTGAGGAAGTTGCCAGATCATTCT GTGCAAGCAGATGTGACCAGTGTTCTCATGGAGAAAATGGAGATTCTCACCTTAGATCTATTTTCATGCTTTCTTCCTGTACTTTTGGGGTTGCTCGATAGCAAGGTAGAAAG GCAGGCAAATATGTCATTGGAGATGCTATTGAAGCTTGTAGCTGCCTTTGGCCCGGTCATACGCTCAACCATTTCAGCACCTCCTGCTGTTGGTGTTGATCTTCAGGCAGAGCAAAG GCTAGCATGCTGTAAGCAGTGTTTTATCCAGCTGCAAAAGATTCGGAAAATTCTCCCAGCACTTGCAAG GAAGGGTGGTCTGCTGGCAAAATCTGCTCAGGAATTGAATCTAGTTCTTCAAGAATGA
- the LOC121264970 gene encoding katanin p80 WD40 repeat-containing subunit B1 homolog KTN80.2-like isoform X1: MAKRGYKLQEFVAHSASVNCANIGKKGCRLFITGGDDHKVNLWTIGKPNSVMSLCGHTSPVESVAFDSAEVLVLAGASNGMIKLWDLEEVKMVRTLTGHRSNCTGFEFHPFGEFFASGSSDTNLKIWDIRKKGCIHTYRGHTQGISTIKFTPDGRWVVSGGLDNVVKVWDLTAGKLLHDFKFHEGHIRSIDFHPLEFLLATGSADGTVKFWDLESFELIGSTRPEATGVRAIAFHPDGRTLFSGVEDSLKVYSWEPVICHDAVDMGWSTLGDLCIHDGKLLACSYYQNSVGVWAADISLIEPYSTNSIPEQNDSTQKINLNFHGSHSSEKVGSGIRSTSALLCISPDYETQGIKNIYMDSTGGKPVAYPRVESFNSPKVAPPSDSKEIYCLPTQKRSSAIGLNARSNEKALDKTFVVPSIVPRDSLGGRDEANSGKESIAFARTKRGMLLKPAHVRRPSNGKFDVERLTETHESGSLSNVAKDLDGEMNSNFQPKLASEDGCKEYCEEKHSNIEGVDENFENIVSPQKPSTKESCDESLNCSKGPSSVKIVNGVAVVRGRTRSLVERFERRDNVNGNEDQASTGSCVIPEKDITPTIPKGEPQTSRWNSTSASDRDATTEGLMETHEVFLSTLRSRLTKLQVVRHFWERNDIKGAISALRKLPDHSVQADVTSVLMEKMEILTLDLFSCFLPVLLGLLDSKVERQANMSLEMLLKLVAAFGPVIRSTISAPPAVGVDLQAEQRLACCKQCFIQLQKIRKILPALARKGGLLAKSAQELNLVLQE, encoded by the exons CAGAAGTTTTGGTGCTTGCAGGAGCTTCTAATGGCATGATAAAGCTCTGGGATTTGGAGGAAGTAAAGA TGGTTCGAACTCTTACTGGACACAGATCCAACTGCACTGGTTTTGAATTTCATCCGTTTGGAGAGTTCTTTGCGTCTGGTTCCAGCGATACTAACCTAAAGATCTGGGATATCAGAAAGAAAGGATGCATCCACACATATAGGGGTCATACTCAAGGCATTAGTACAATAAAATTCACTCCTGATGGTCGATGGGTGGTTTCGGGTGGATTGGATAATGTTGTAAAG GTTTGGGACCTAACGGCTGGAAAGCTCTTACATGATTTTAAGTTCCATGAAGGACATATTCGATCGATAGATTTCCATCCCCTCGAGTTTCTCTTGGCCACTG GTTCAGCTGACGGAACTGTGAAATTCTGGGATCTTGAAAGCTTTGAGCTGATTGGATCTACCAGACCTGAG GCTACGGGAGTACGCGCAATTGCCTTTCATCCTGATGGGAGGACCCTGTTTTCAGGGGTGGAAGACAGTTTGAAG GTTTACTCATGGGAACCTGTAATATGTCATGATGCTGTTGATATGGGATGGTCAACACTTGGTGACTTATGCATTCATGATGGAAAACTTCTAGCTTGCTCATACTATCAGAATTCTGTTGGAGTTTGGGCGGCAGATATATCA CTTATTGAACCATATTCCACTAATTCAATACCTGAACAAAATGACTCTACACAGAAAATTAACCTTAATTTTCACGGAAGTCATTCTTCTGAGAAAGTAGGAAGTGGTATCAGGTCAACTTCTGCTCTGCTGTGCATATCTCCTGATTATGAGACACAAGGGATAAAGAACATATATATGGATT CTACTGGTGGAAAGCCTGTTGCCTACCCGAGAGTTGAGTCCTTCAATTCTCCAAAAGTGGCACCCCCATCAGATTCAAAGGAAATCTATTGTCTGCCAACTCAGAAGCGAAGTTCTGCCATAGGGTTAAATGCAAGATCTAATGAAAAAGCACTTGATAAGACATTTGTTGTGCCTAGCATTGTGCCTAGGGACAGTCTGGGTGGAAGAGATGAGGCCAATTCTGGAAAAGAATCTATAGCCTTTGCAAGGACAAAACGTGGTATGTTGCTCAAACCAGCTCATGTACGGAGGCCATCAAATGGCAAATTTGATGTTGAGAGGCTGACAGAAACTCATGAAAGTGGATCTTTGAGCAATGTGGCAAAAGATCTAGATGGTgaaatgaattcaaatttcCAACCCAAACTTGCATCAGAAGATGGATGTAAAGAATACTGTGAAGAAAAACATTCTAATATTGAAGGTGTTGATGAGAACTTTGAAAACATTGTGTCACCGCAAAAACCCTCTACTAAGGAAAGCT GCGATGAGTCCCTCAATTGCAGCAAAGGGCCAAGTTCTGTTAAAATTGTCAATGGAG TTGCAGTTGTACGAGGAAGGACCCGGTCTCTTGTTGAGAGGTTTGAAAGGAGAGACAACGTGAATGGCAATGAAGATCAAGCATCTACAGGGTCTTGTGTGATACCTGAAAAGGATATAACTCCCACCATACCG AAAGGAGAACCTCAAACGTCTAGATGGAACTCAACTTCTGCAAGCGATAGGGATGCTACTACCGAAGGTCTCATGGAAACTCATGAAGTATTCCTAAGTACCCTTCGCTCCCGCTTAACAAAATTACAG GTGGTGCGGCATTTCTGGGAGCGGAATGATATCAAAGGTGCTATTAGTGCACTGAGGAAGTTGCCAGATCATTCT GTGCAAGCAGATGTGACCAGTGTTCTCATGGAGAAAATGGAGATTCTCACCTTAGATCTATTTTCATGCTTTCTTCCTGTACTTTTGGGGTTGCTCGATAGCAAGGTAGAAAG GCAGGCAAATATGTCATTGGAGATGCTATTGAAGCTTGTAGCTGCCTTTGGCCCGGTCATACGCTCAACCATTTCAGCACCTCCTGCTGTTGGTGTTGATCTTCAGGCAGAGCAAAG GCTAGCATGCTGTAAGCAGTGTTTTATCCAGCTGCAAAAGATTCGGAAAATTCTCCCAGCACTTGCAAG GAAGGGTGGTCTGCTGGCAAAATCTGCTCAGGAATTGAATCTAGTTCTTCAAGAATGA